From the Nocardiopsis changdeensis genome, one window contains:
- a CDS encoding pore-forming ESAT-6 family protein: MKNAYDVGASQEAQGNINTIMNRLEAIIGERDTDVSAAMAEFEATGVSEEYSGKELKWHNAANEVREIIRLVRETLETNDSTAQETLSRANSAVQNI, from the coding sequence ATGAAGAACGCTTACGACGTCGGGGCCTCGCAGGAGGCCCAGGGCAACATCAACACCATCATGAACAGGCTCGAGGCCATCATCGGCGAGCGCGACACCGACGTCAGCGCCGCCATGGCCGAGTTCGAGGCCACCGGTGTCTCCGAGGAGTACAGCGGCAAGGAGCTCAAGTGGCACAACGCGGCCAACGAGGTCCGGGAGATCATCCGGCTCGTCCGCGAGACCCTCGAGACCAACGACTCCACCGCACAGGAGACCCTGAGCCGCGCCAACTCCGCGGTCCAGAACATCTGA
- a CDS encoding Imm49 family immunity protein, translated as MQQHTRHGVDDGYLKRIVNPAELRERVSLQFHALRHLSSRVSVLQEMSRTLLDHLGARSVDDPDLSGDPAHFGLVLRTAAESADGVLECLMAPEGDQRIPLSWLGGELTNMNEDHDDLDPPFRPVVDMDLTPQVWVEAVELAVVGRRVRDQGRASGAGYRMYASILHDLAGQEVFPAADVAQMDALGMYLNPAGFPLPRDWPKVALCMPSEAERATAARALDSAGELSGEQSLLRVLLQDDQELFEQELEEYLDRYRRDMDAVQDPAPRTLLPMGVIALVALAVQVHGWRVDLSSDYLPEVLVRAPEGVPPVERPAPPAG; from the coding sequence ATGCAGCAGCACACCCGACACGGCGTCGACGACGGCTACCTGAAGCGCATCGTGAACCCCGCGGAACTGCGGGAACGCGTCTCCCTGCAATTCCACGCCCTGCGGCACCTCTCCTCCCGGGTGAGCGTCCTCCAGGAGATGAGCCGCACCCTGCTGGACCACCTGGGAGCCCGCTCTGTGGACGATCCCGACCTGTCCGGGGACCCCGCACACTTCGGCCTCGTGCTGCGCACCGCGGCGGAGTCCGCCGACGGCGTACTGGAATGCCTGATGGCCCCCGAGGGCGACCAGCGGATCCCGCTCTCCTGGCTGGGCGGGGAGCTGACCAATATGAACGAGGACCACGACGACCTCGATCCGCCCTTCCGGCCCGTGGTCGACATGGACCTCACCCCGCAGGTGTGGGTGGAAGCGGTCGAACTGGCGGTGGTCGGCCGCCGCGTGCGGGATCAGGGCCGAGCGTCCGGAGCCGGGTACCGGATGTACGCGTCCATCCTCCACGACCTCGCCGGGCAGGAGGTGTTCCCGGCGGCCGACGTGGCGCAGATGGACGCCTTGGGCATGTACCTGAACCCGGCGGGATTCCCCCTGCCCCGGGATTGGCCGAAGGTCGCGCTGTGCATGCCCTCGGAGGCGGAGCGGGCGACGGCGGCGCGGGCCCTGGACTCCGCCGGGGAGCTGAGCGGGGAGCAGTCCCTGCTGCGCGTCTTACTCCAAGACGACCAAGAGTTGTTCGAGCAGGAGCTGGAGGAGTACCTGGACCGGTACCGGCGGGACATGGACGCCGTCCAGGACCCGGCACCGCGCACGCTGTTGCCGATGGGTGTGATCGCGCTGGTCGCGTTGGCGGTCCAGGTGCACGGCTGGCGGGTGGACCTGTCCTCGGACTACCTGCCCGAGGTCCTGGTGCGCGCACCCGAGGGCGTTCCGCCTGTGGAGCGCCCGGCACCGCCCGCCGGCTGA
- a CDS encoding ATP-binding protein, whose amino-acid sequence MKRAPIGRTWRHRVYKGHLARLTAVRRDLVRDLAGFDSDLTETLVLCGSELFANAVKYTASGARGGRVVRTLWTDGRGGVRLGFTDEGCGGTLPEIPKARSAEEWDWAEGQRGLLMVQELSTGWGYLSLCRWGDLGHHIWADFGPVRPGRPTCPEGTT is encoded by the coding sequence GTGAAGCGCGCACCGATCGGGAGGACCTGGCGCCACCGTGTCTACAAGGGGCACCTCGCCCGGTTGACCGCCGTACGCCGCGACCTGGTCAGGGATCTGGCCGGATTCGATTCCGACCTGACCGAAACCCTGGTGCTCTGCGGGAGCGAGCTGTTCGCCAACGCGGTCAAGTACACGGCGTCGGGGGCGCGCGGCGGCCGCGTCGTCCGCACCCTGTGGACGGACGGGCGCGGCGGGGTACGACTCGGGTTCACTGACGAGGGCTGCGGCGGCACGCTCCCGGAGATCCCGAAGGCCCGCAGCGCCGAGGAATGGGACTGGGCGGAGGGACAGCGCGGTCTACTGATGGTCCAAGAGTTGTCCACAGGCTGGGGATATCTTTCGCTATGTCGGTGGGGTGACCTCGGGCACCACATCTGGGCTGACTTCGGTCCCGTTCGCCCCGGTCGTCCCACCTGCCCCGAAGGCACCACCTGA
- a CDS encoding helix-turn-helix domain-containing protein, which yields MTREGGPRILAEFRGAAGCVQRALARVVGVADALVSRCENGVNTPSGDIKERLGEVLRANGEPLRAWRQEVALSRLRRPGVEASEVADTGVRGARSREPGVGGLRVGCPGGHRRAALSARPVWETTDRGGTFFG from the coding sequence GTGACGCGTGAGGGGGGCCCGCGGATTCTCGCGGAATTCCGCGGGGCGGCCGGCTGTGTGCAGCGGGCGCTCGCCCGGGTGGTGGGCGTCGCGGATGCCTTGGTCTCCCGCTGTGAAAATGGTGTGAACACCCCGAGCGGAGACATTAAGGAACGCCTGGGCGAGGTTCTGAGAGCGAACGGAGAGCCGCTGCGCGCCTGGCGGCAGGAGGTGGCGCTCTCCCGGCTCCGGCGGCCGGGGGTCGAGGCCTCCGAGGTTGCTGACACCGGTGTGCGGGGCGCGCGGAGCCGGGAGCCTGGAGTCGGTGGCCTCCGGGTGGGCTGCCCCGGCGGACACCGTCGAGCGGCCCTGAGTGCTCGGCCCGTATGGGAAACGACAGATAGGGGCGGCACCTTCTTCGGATAG
- a CDS encoding immunity 49 family protein, whose product MALQTLSGKPWFLRRRADAVLDTALQELLVDPSASRLETWEAWVFAMQIANAAFQLSEVEPGQEAVLRVDHQERRIQVAQRVPVARPVDWETAFHLAVTCRDHERVRALCRIPVESLRESAARGGSEYLEYTYAWIDTLQTFVTGGPDLVGKLRRSMELCDPQAVPFGAESVALLSFPAMEVFRRLLMGDPEEFVKALVKALEDFKRFYSSPELESRKLPGVVPLSLLSLACLGHDKFRQQDPEFTLGIDSEYLPEHILKRTRHDDFPI is encoded by the coding sequence ATGGCTCTCCAGACGCTGTCCGGGAAGCCGTGGTTCCTGAGGAGGAGGGCGGACGCCGTCCTTGATACGGCTCTCCAGGAGCTGCTGGTGGATCCCTCGGCCTCGCGGTTGGAGACATGGGAGGCGTGGGTGTTCGCGATGCAGATCGCCAATGCGGCCTTCCAGCTCTCCGAGGTGGAGCCGGGGCAGGAGGCGGTGCTGCGCGTCGATCACCAGGAACGGCGGATCCAGGTCGCCCAGCGGGTGCCGGTGGCGCGGCCCGTGGACTGGGAGACGGCGTTCCACCTGGCGGTGACCTGCCGGGACCATGAGCGGGTGCGGGCGCTGTGCCGGATTCCAGTGGAGAGCCTGCGCGAGTCCGCGGCCCGGGGCGGGTCGGAGTATCTGGAGTACACCTACGCGTGGATCGATACGCTCCAGACGTTCGTGACCGGTGGTCCGGACCTGGTGGGCAAGCTGCGCCGGTCCATGGAGCTGTGCGACCCGCAGGCGGTGCCGTTCGGGGCGGAAAGCGTGGCGCTGCTGTCCTTCCCGGCGATGGAGGTGTTCCGTCGGCTGCTGATGGGCGACCCGGAGGAGTTCGTCAAGGCGCTGGTCAAGGCTTTGGAGGACTTCAAGCGCTTCTATAGTTCGCCGGAGCTGGAGTCCAGGAAGCTGCCGGGTGTCGTGCCGCTGAGCCTGCTGTCGTTGGCGTGCCTGGGGCATGACAAGTTCCGGCAGCAGGACCCGGAGTTCACGCTGGGCATCGACTCGGAGTACCTGCCCGAGCACATCCTCAAGCGCACCCGGCACGACGATTTCCCCATCTGA
- a CDS encoding TNT domain-containing protein — protein MARDYDSQLLESVAVRRQRLREAVLFGGQRTRRRLDENIAKVMISACLAAVVCGGTVGWSFVSHQLGAQRIEREQEASGPANRALPSTPGAWVGAEVGFDQLRTELDAAGVPESLYVLPGDPRPEPGTVDSYYLVTEDEEGYMAVSVIDYDQGRPGPEFSTEDEAARWLHRELATTEDDPQRLGTAEEAEITEATTELVAEIRENLEQRSGGSYLHTLEPGDVVDAFGQESGRRLYPDGTPFAERGLPEYARTDADGAPLYHRYRVIHPFQVTATTASADGGAPGGGLQFTLDTAGFGEVPPVPTLRWLIGNGYVERVAVTDVPA, from the coding sequence GTGGCCCGCGACTACGACAGCCAGCTGCTGGAGTCCGTCGCCGTACGCCGACAGCGACTGCGCGAGGCGGTGCTTTTCGGCGGGCAGCGCACCCGGCGTCGCCTCGACGAGAACATCGCCAAGGTGATGATCAGCGCCTGCCTCGCCGCAGTGGTCTGCGGCGGGACGGTCGGCTGGTCGTTCGTCAGCCACCAGCTGGGCGCCCAGCGCATCGAGCGGGAGCAGGAGGCCTCCGGCCCCGCCAACCGCGCGCTCCCGTCCACGCCGGGCGCCTGGGTCGGAGCCGAGGTCGGCTTCGACCAGCTCCGTACGGAACTCGACGCGGCCGGGGTCCCCGAGAGCCTCTACGTGCTCCCCGGGGACCCGCGGCCCGAACCCGGCACCGTCGACAGCTACTACCTCGTCACCGAGGACGAGGAGGGCTACATGGCGGTGTCCGTCATCGACTACGACCAGGGCCGCCCCGGGCCCGAGTTCAGCACCGAGGACGAGGCCGCGCGCTGGCTCCACCGGGAGCTCGCCACCACCGAGGACGACCCGCAGCGCCTCGGCACCGCCGAGGAGGCCGAGATCACCGAGGCCACCACCGAGCTCGTCGCCGAGATCCGCGAGAACCTCGAACAGCGCAGCGGCGGCTCCTACCTGCACACCCTCGAACCCGGCGACGTGGTGGACGCCTTCGGCCAGGAGAGCGGGCGCCGCCTCTACCCCGACGGCACCCCCTTCGCCGAGCGCGGGCTCCCCGAGTACGCGCGCACCGACGCCGACGGCGCCCCGCTCTACCACCGCTACCGGGTGATCCACCCCTTCCAGGTGACCGCGACCACCGCGTCCGCCGACGGCGGAGCGCCCGGCGGCGGCCTCCAGTTCACCCTCGACACGGCCGGGTTCGGCGAGGTGCCGCCCGTGCCGACTCTCCGCTGGCTCATCGGCAACGGCTACGTCGAACGCGTCGCCGTCACCGATGTGCCGGCCTGA